From Spirosoma agri, one genomic window encodes:
- a CDS encoding S9 family peptidase, with translation MCRFNQLLFCLLLSGSLIAQNQKRPLNASDYDRWQGVRLEKLSNDGRWIAYQIDPQEGDGRLEVVSTGSATNRTRYVFPRGYMAQFTPDSKFLVMKLKAKAADTKKAKLKKRKPDEMPKDSLLALNLATGKPTKLPNVKSFAFGKEAGSWLAIVQERRDTKEAPVAKPMMTTKDTLTPSAPISTTTVATRKGSVKKPKGDDLTLLNMADGTRKTVRFVSNVVISDNGHTVFYSKESANDSLKTGDNAVPGVFLFNTINGQTMLVDTSSKRKIYKGLAIDKTGDQLAWMASADSAGADVKVFSLYYKNLSSATPAKGKKSKTASVEPPFRVIADTLTTALPKGWSVNEFREPKFASDGKRLYFSTSPIAPKPTKDTLTPDDEKVKMDIWTWTDSRLQPMQQRRLKEEKERGFLTLYDLTSGKVIPLANREVPTVTFDEKKNTRYLLGLSDLPYQVQASWDPGHTDLYLIDTQTGTKKRIANDVMASQPRLSPEGNYAYWFDERDSLWRAWSVMDGKRLDLTRGLPSKFFDEEHDTPNLPGAYGSAGWTSGDRYLWLYDRYDIWQIDPTGREKPTNLTAGWGRKNKIRLRRAEIDDDDDMSFNRRSAEKSIDPKSELFLTGVWESDKATGILKSKNGLAVTEPTVLTRSNHRYFGLNKAKNAPVMTFYRGNYQEPINLFQIDTTLASPVQLTRVNPQQDSIRWGSVEIVKWIGTNGIKLEGLLFKPEGFDPAKKYPMLTYFYERNAETLNDYRAPSPSRSTINIPYCVSNGYLVFVPDIVYTTGQPGPNAYDCIVPGVLSLLDKGFVDRDRLGIQGQSWGGYQTAYIITRTNLFRAAEAGAPVANMTSAYGGIRWETGISRAFQYEKTQSRIGGTLWDKPMNYIENSPLFFANRIETPLMMTHNDADGAVPWYQGIELFSALRRLNKPVWMLVYNGEGHNLTQRHNAKDLSIRLYQFFDYYLKDAPMPIWMKEGRSAVEKDRGEMKYGPNMSDSPKE, from the coding sequence ATGTGTCGCTTCAATCAACTTTTATTCTGTTTACTCCTCTCGGGTTCTCTGATTGCCCAAAATCAGAAACGACCGCTGAATGCCTCAGACTACGACCGCTGGCAAGGCGTGCGGCTCGAAAAATTATCCAACGATGGCCGCTGGATCGCTTATCAGATTGACCCACAGGAAGGTGATGGCCGGCTGGAAGTGGTCAGCACCGGCTCCGCCACCAATCGAACCCGCTACGTCTTCCCAAGAGGGTACATGGCTCAGTTTACGCCCGACAGCAAGTTTCTGGTAATGAAACTAAAAGCGAAGGCGGCTGATACAAAAAAAGCCAAATTAAAAAAGAGAAAGCCGGACGAAATGCCGAAAGATAGCTTATTGGCCTTGAATCTGGCAACGGGTAAGCCAACAAAACTACCGAACGTCAAATCATTTGCCTTCGGAAAAGAGGCAGGTTCCTGGCTGGCTATTGTGCAGGAACGCCGGGACACCAAAGAAGCACCCGTGGCTAAGCCGATGATGACGACAAAAGATACGTTGACGCCATCGGCCCCGATTTCGACAACGACCGTAGCTACCCGGAAGGGATCCGTCAAAAAGCCGAAAGGTGACGATCTGACCCTTCTGAACATGGCCGATGGTACCCGCAAAACCGTCCGCTTCGTCTCTAATGTGGTTATTTCCGACAATGGGCATACGGTATTCTACAGTAAGGAATCGGCGAATGACTCGCTGAAAACGGGCGATAATGCGGTGCCTGGGGTGTTCCTGTTCAACACGATCAATGGCCAGACAATGCTGGTCGATACCAGTTCGAAACGAAAGATCTACAAAGGGCTGGCGATCGACAAAACGGGCGATCAACTGGCGTGGATGGCCTCCGCCGATAGCGCGGGTGCCGACGTAAAAGTGTTCTCGCTCTACTACAAAAATTTGTCATCAGCGACTCCGGCAAAAGGTAAAAAAAGTAAAACTGCTTCGGTCGAACCACCCTTTCGCGTGATTGCCGACACCCTGACAACCGCACTGCCCAAAGGCTGGTCGGTGAATGAATTTCGTGAACCCAAGTTTGCGAGCGACGGGAAAAGGCTCTACTTCTCAACATCCCCTATCGCGCCAAAACCAACGAAAGATACGCTGACGCCCGACGATGAGAAAGTAAAAATGGATATCTGGACCTGGACTGACAGTCGCCTGCAACCCATGCAGCAACGTCGGCTCAAGGAAGAGAAAGAACGCGGTTTTCTCACGCTGTATGACCTCACTTCGGGCAAGGTAATTCCCCTGGCCAACCGGGAAGTGCCGACCGTTACGTTTGATGAAAAGAAGAACACCCGCTACCTGCTGGGCCTGAGCGACCTCCCCTATCAGGTACAGGCATCGTGGGACCCCGGCCATACGGATCTGTATCTGATCGACACCCAGACCGGCACTAAAAAGCGGATTGCCAACGATGTAATGGCTTCGCAGCCCCGCCTTTCACCCGAGGGTAACTATGCGTACTGGTTCGATGAGCGCGATTCGCTCTGGCGGGCGTGGTCGGTCATGGATGGTAAACGCCTGGACCTGACACGCGGCTTGCCCAGTAAGTTTTTTGACGAAGAGCACGATACGCCCAACCTTCCGGGTGCCTATGGATCAGCAGGCTGGACGTCCGGCGACCGCTACCTCTGGCTCTACGATCGCTACGATATCTGGCAAATCGACCCCACGGGCCGCGAGAAACCCACCAACCTGACTGCTGGCTGGGGCCGTAAGAACAAAATCCGGTTGCGTCGCGCGGAGATCGACGATGATGACGACATGTCATTCAACCGGCGTTCGGCAGAAAAATCGATCGATCCTAAGTCTGAATTATTTCTGACGGGCGTTTGGGAAAGTGATAAGGCAACAGGCATTCTAAAGAGCAAGAATGGCCTTGCCGTGACCGAACCAACGGTATTGACCCGCAGCAACCACCGCTATTTCGGTTTGAATAAGGCCAAAAATGCGCCAGTAATGACCTTTTATCGGGGTAATTATCAGGAGCCGATCAATCTCTTTCAGATAGATACGACCCTGGCCTCGCCGGTGCAATTGACCCGCGTTAATCCGCAACAGGACAGCATCCGCTGGGGCTCCGTGGAAATCGTAAAATGGATCGGTACGAACGGGATCAAGCTGGAAGGATTACTCTTTAAGCCAGAAGGTTTTGACCCAGCCAAGAAATATCCGATGCTAACGTATTTCTACGAACGAAACGCCGAAACGCTCAATGATTATCGGGCTCCATCGCCCAGCCGCTCAACGATCAATATACCGTACTGCGTCTCGAATGGGTATCTGGTCTTCGTGCCGGACATCGTGTACACGACCGGACAGCCAGGACCGAATGCGTATGATTGTATTGTTCCCGGTGTGCTGAGCCTGCTCGATAAAGGGTTCGTTGACCGCGATAGACTCGGCATTCAGGGGCAGAGCTGGGGTGGTTACCAGACGGCCTACATCATCACCCGCACCAACCTGTTCCGGGCCGCCGAAGCGGGTGCCCCCGTTGCCAACATGACCTCGGCCTACGGTGGAATTCGCTGGGAAACAGGCATTAGCCGGGCCTTCCAGTACGAAAAAACGCAGAGCCGCATCGGTGGTACGCTGTGGGACAAACCAATGAATTACATCGAGAACTCGCCGTTGTTCTTTGCCAACCGCATCGAAACGCCCCTGATGATGACCCACAATGACGCCGACGGAGCCGTCCCCTGGTATCAGGGTATCGAGTTGTTTTCGGCCCTGCGCCGGTTGAACAAGCCCGTCTGGATGCTGGTCTACAATGGGGAAGGCCATAACCTGACCCAGCGTCATAACGCCAAAGATTTAAGCATCCGGCTCTATCAGTTCTTTGATTACTACCTCAAAGATGCTCCCATGCCAATCTGGATGAAAGAAGGGCGTTCAGCCGTTGAGAAGGACCGTGGTGAGATGAAATACGGACCCAACATGAGTGATTCTCCGAAAGAGTAA
- a CDS encoding ABC transporter permease, giving the protein MNPLLTIARFEYSYNLRQPTFYLFVALVLGQGIWSGYQQEVLFPVASPAAGTYHVLSSFGAVVAFITVLLAGQSLTKDNEFNTTSLLYTLPITSRTHFAGRFSGTYATALTLAAFYPIGALLYSIVYTHAVTTISGEALIDGFIRLVALNCFILVSITLSLTVFFRSVWALMSFFFWPFCTSYWLNPTEQPSSTPTSGFCSIRLALLWFGIPLIA; this is encoded by the coding sequence ATGAATCCACTCCTGACCATTGCCCGCTTTGAGTACTCGTATAACCTCCGCCAGCCAACATTTTATCTATTTGTGGCGCTGGTTTTGGGGCAGGGCATTTGGTCAGGCTATCAACAGGAAGTCCTATTTCCAGTTGCCAGTCCAGCGGCAGGTACTTATCACGTTCTTTCTTCCTTCGGAGCGGTCGTAGCGTTCATTACAGTCCTACTCGCTGGCCAATCGCTGACGAAAGATAATGAGTTTAACACAACCTCCCTCCTGTATACCTTACCCATAACCAGCCGAACGCACTTTGCGGGTCGGTTTTCAGGAACATACGCAACGGCCCTCACCCTGGCTGCCTTTTACCCGATCGGGGCACTGCTCTATTCAATCGTCTACACACACGCTGTAACCACTATTTCCGGGGAAGCCTTAATCGACGGTTTTATTCGGCTAGTAGCCCTAAACTGCTTTATCCTTGTCAGCATCACCTTGTCGCTGACTGTTTTTTTTCGAAGTGTATGGGCGCTTATGTCGTTCTTTTTCTGGCCGTTCTGTACTTCATACTGGCTGAATCCGACAGAACAACCCAGTTCAACGCCGACATCTGGCTTTTGCTCGATCCGTTTGGCGTTGCTATGGTTCGGGATTCCATTGATAGCATGA
- a CDS encoding DUF1573 domain-containing protein — MKRILFFGSLVVLLASVAMVAPSALFTWNKSTHDFGKIAQGKPVTADFTFKNKGELPLIINRAQGSCGCTGVDYPKAAIAPGQSGTIKATFNAASAGAFNKTVTVESNAEGGAQTLYIKGEVVKEPASAQ; from the coding sequence ATGAAACGTATCCTGTTTTTTGGTTCACTGGTTGTGTTGCTGGCTTCGGTAGCGATGGTTGCTCCGTCGGCGTTGTTTACCTGGAATAAATCAACGCATGATTTTGGGAAGATAGCCCAGGGCAAGCCCGTCACGGCTGATTTTACGTTTAAGAACAAAGGCGAATTACCGCTTATTATTAACCGTGCTCAAGGCTCCTGCGGGTGTACGGGGGTCGATTATCCGAAAGCCGCTATTGCTCCTGGTCAGTCAGGAACGATCAAGGCGACGTTCAACGCGGCTTCGGCAGGGGCGTTTAATAAAACCGTAACGGTGGAGTCCAATGCCGAAGGCGGTGCGCAGACTCTTTACATCAAAGGCGAGGTTGTAAAGGAACCAGCGTCAGCTCAGTAA
- a CDS encoding gluzincin family metallopeptidase — MAQTAITYNRQIILVQSVSGEVIRVQIKYHHPYQVRQLRNAVQFAIHKGERLFGHYPYPSLEILEVPTGSAPIWSKPGQIAISEKQGWTADYRQPEKLDHIDYLVSREVFRQWLVHRIQPSHQPGEGFVRQSLADYLALDIISRQYGTDRLTQRLLQRKALYVRNRNRIHKPEVPVLKSTGNDALEYGRAALALNSIGQIWGSKPLSLTIAQFYRQAVQKPGSATASAFANTLANNLPDSLHYLTTYLSDQLWFDFKVGRIAALPDRMTISVFATKWRENTDGQRHYIPINDFVPLVVVDEQGREIYRQLAHPNPDKPEVSLPALPTARAVLIDPLGAWPELSRHDNNKLLKAATSL; from the coding sequence ATGGCTCAAACAGCCATTACGTATAACCGCCAAATTATTCTGGTTCAGTCAGTATCCGGTGAAGTCATTCGTGTTCAGATAAAATACCACCACCCTTATCAGGTACGACAACTACGGAATGCCGTTCAATTCGCCATCCACAAAGGCGAACGATTGTTTGGTCATTATCCTTATCCCTCCCTTGAGATTCTGGAAGTGCCTACTGGCTCTGCTCCCATCTGGTCAAAGCCGGGTCAGATTGCCATCTCCGAGAAACAAGGCTGGACAGCCGATTATCGACAGCCCGAGAAGCTGGACCATATTGACTATCTGGTTTCACGAGAAGTGTTCAGGCAGTGGCTAGTTCATCGCATTCAGCCATCGCATCAGCCGGGCGAGGGTTTCGTTCGCCAGAGTCTGGCCGACTATTTGGCCCTGGACATAATTTCCAGACAATACGGAACCGACCGACTGACGCAGCGGCTTCTACAGCGCAAAGCTTTGTATGTACGGAACCGGAACCGTATTCATAAACCGGAGGTTCCGGTATTGAAATCCACTGGCAACGATGCACTGGAATACGGTCGGGCAGCCCTTGCCCTGAACAGCATTGGTCAGATATGGGGCAGTAAACCGCTTAGCCTGACAATCGCTCAATTTTATAGGCAGGCGGTTCAAAAACCCGGTTCAGCAACGGCCAGCGCCTTTGCCAATACGCTGGCAAACAACCTCCCCGATTCACTTCACTATTTGACTACCTATCTCAGTGATCAACTGTGGTTTGATTTTAAGGTGGGACGCATTGCTGCGCTACCCGATAGAATGACCATCAGTGTTTTCGCGACCAAATGGCGCGAAAACACTGATGGTCAACGGCACTACATACCCATTAATGATTTTGTTCCCCTTGTTGTAGTGGATGAGCAGGGACGGGAGATATACCGCCAGCTTGCCCATCCCAACCCAGACAAACCAGAGGTTTCGCTCCCTGCGCTACCAACAGCGAGAGCCGTACTCATCGACCCACTCGGCGCCTGGCCCGAACTCAGCAGACACGATAACAATAAGCTGCTTAAAGCAGCAACGTCCCTGTAA
- a CDS encoding DUF6624 domain-containing protein, giving the protein MRIVLLLIICLPFCSFGQKETKLKEELDSMYVLDQRNRQLLTKLGNNRPLSDSLSAVYKTTRIKLASMLWAEQAKIDTSNLHRVVALMNEHGYPGKTLVGTPTNEFAFYILQHARQVDAYLPAVKKAAESGELPLYHYALMLDQSLMRAGKPQMYGSQVTCKPIKGSAQSRCFVWPIDDYRGVNERRKQAGFPLTVAENANRVNASYDPALTIELMRKTYRLD; this is encoded by the coding sequence ATGAGAATTGTACTACTATTGATCATTTGTTTACCTTTTTGCTCATTCGGTCAGAAGGAAACTAAACTTAAAGAAGAACTGGATAGCATGTACGTGCTGGACCAGCGCAACCGGCAACTGTTGACGAAGCTTGGCAATAACAGGCCACTAAGCGATAGCTTGAGCGCGGTGTACAAGACAACACGCATCAAACTGGCGAGTATGCTCTGGGCTGAGCAGGCTAAAATTGATACCAGTAACCTCCACCGGGTTGTGGCGCTGATGAATGAGCATGGCTATCCAGGCAAAACGCTGGTTGGTACACCCACAAACGAGTTTGCTTTTTATATTCTTCAGCATGCCCGTCAGGTGGATGCCTATTTGCCGGCCGTGAAAAAAGCCGCCGAGTCTGGTGAGCTGCCTCTGTACCACTACGCGCTGATGCTCGATCAGTCGCTGATGCGCGCCGGGAAGCCGCAGATGTACGGTTCGCAGGTGACGTGTAAGCCAATCAAAGGGTCGGCGCAGTCGCGTTGTTTTGTGTGGCCCATCGATGACTACCGAGGTGTAAACGAACGGCGCAAACAGGCTGGCTTTCCGCTCACCGTTGCCGAAAACGCGAATCGGGTGAATGCGTCGTATGATCCGGCCCTGACGATTGAGCTTATGCGTAAAACATACCGTTTGGACTGA
- a CDS encoding glycoside hydrolase family 130 protein: protein MKNYQLRRLSDQPILKTSDVKPSVDGFNVLGAFNPAACLFGDEVILLLRVAEAPALEAGRINIPLIEEQDGVLGLTVKQFDEPSDPYDPRVVPLDGKVYLTSLSHLRIARSSDGIHFTIDDEPFLFPARMDESFGVEDARITFLDGKYWITYTAVSEHGPGVGLAVTTDFKTVERIGMILPPPNKDVALFPQKINGKYMLLHRPMVSDIGKPSIWLAESEDGIHWGNHRFLFGGRGLPDNPFAWEGGKIGAGPEPILTDEGWLLCYHGADPTHAYSLALALLDKNDPATVLDRSDAPLLTPELAWEREGFFPNVVFSNGWVQWPDGRIWVYYGAADSGVGLAELVRA, encoded by the coding sequence ATGAAAAATTATCAACTCCGCCGATTATCCGACCAGCCCATTCTAAAAACGAGCGATGTTAAACCCTCTGTCGATGGATTCAACGTTCTGGGTGCCTTTAATCCAGCGGCCTGTCTTTTCGGCGATGAGGTTATTTTGCTCCTACGGGTGGCCGAAGCACCAGCTCTGGAAGCAGGGCGCATCAATATACCGCTCATCGAAGAGCAGGATGGTGTTCTGGGGCTAACCGTAAAGCAGTTTGATGAACCCAGTGATCCCTACGATCCGCGCGTGGTCCCACTGGACGGTAAAGTTTATCTAACGTCATTAAGCCATCTGCGTATCGCCCGCAGCAGCGACGGCATTCACTTCACCATCGATGACGAGCCGTTCCTGTTTCCCGCCCGGATGGACGAATCGTTTGGTGTCGAAGACGCCCGCATCACGTTTCTGGACGGTAAGTACTGGATTACGTATACAGCCGTGTCGGAACATGGTCCGGGTGTGGGACTGGCCGTAACGACCGATTTCAAAACGGTTGAGCGTATCGGCATGATCTTACCGCCACCCAATAAAGATGTCGCTCTGTTTCCGCAGAAGATCAACGGTAAATACATGCTTCTGCACCGGCCTATGGTGTCGGACATTGGTAAACCATCGATCTGGCTGGCGGAATCGGAAGACGGCATTCACTGGGGAAATCACCGGTTTCTGTTTGGCGGTCGCGGCTTACCCGACAACCCGTTTGCGTGGGAAGGCGGCAAAATTGGTGCCGGACCTGAGCCAATCCTGACCGACGAAGGCTGGCTTTTGTGCTACCACGGTGCCGACCCGACCCACGCCTATTCACTGGCCCTGGCTCTGCTCGACAAAAACGATCCGGCAACGGTGCTCGACCGATCCGACGCCCCCCTGCTGACGCCCGAACTAGCCTGGGAACGCGAAGGATTCTTCCCGAATGTCGTCTTCTCGAACGGATGGGTTCAGTGGCCCGACGGTCGTATCTGGGTCTATTACGGTGCCGCCGACTCGGGCGTGGGCCTGGCCGAGCTGGTTCGGGCGTAA
- a CDS encoding ABC transporter permease, with translation MVRDSIDSMTTDTDLLTFSDLLFINRLLWIGLALGMLAQAEAHFSFDTFRNDQAARASTTDKPADPVVNAYAVPAVRLRFDWRARWRTTLHLARLEFVNLERQPSFQITTGLLVVLAVLLATVFTVNPDFPELPITSRMTALRLPMGLFIGLFLVLMTGELIFTERTTGFWPIYDALPQPDSVLFVSKLLVLAGSAIILTFVLFLTGIGIQLGQGFYRIDWGQYASDLLLDGFMRYCQLIALASLVAVLTNNRVICHLVNVFIFLTLTLVYQFGAHADFTCLYSFLPGSSRYSELIGYGANMPVRPTVHLIWWGVAGLLVIGSVLGWNRGLPDSLPLRFKQWSSRFSWCYGLVSLFLVLFVLFFSLQL, from the coding sequence ATGGTTCGGGATTCCATTGATAGCATGACCACCGATACGGACCTGCTCACGTTCTCTGACCTGCTTTTCATTAACCGTTTGTTATGGATTGGGCTGGCGTTAGGTATGCTGGCTCAGGCAGAAGCCCACTTCTCATTCGATACGTTCCGCAATGATCAGGCGGCCAGGGCATCCACGACCGACAAACCAGCCGACCCCGTAGTGAACGCCTACGCTGTTCCAGCCGTACGCTTGCGTTTTGATTGGCGGGCGCGCTGGCGAACCACGCTACATTTAGCCAGACTGGAGTTCGTGAATTTGGAGCGGCAGCCTTCGTTTCAGATTACAACTGGTTTGCTGGTTGTTCTGGCGGTGTTGCTGGCAACCGTTTTTACGGTAAATCCTGATTTTCCGGAGTTGCCTATCACATCGCGCATGACGGCGCTACGTCTGCCGATGGGTTTATTTATCGGTCTATTTTTAGTCCTCATGACCGGAGAGTTGATTTTTACGGAACGCACAACCGGTTTCTGGCCTATTTACGATGCCCTGCCTCAGCCTGATTCAGTGCTGTTTGTTTCCAAACTACTGGTGCTGGCTGGCTCAGCGATCATCTTGACGTTTGTCCTCTTTCTCACCGGTATCGGCATACAGCTGGGCCAGGGATTTTACCGTATCGACTGGGGCCAATATGCATCCGATTTGCTCTTAGATGGTTTTATGCGGTACTGCCAACTGATTGCTCTCGCATCGCTGGTTGCGGTGCTGACCAACAACCGCGTTATCTGCCACCTAGTCAACGTCTTCATTTTCCTGACCTTGACCCTCGTTTATCAGTTTGGTGCACACGCTGATTTCACCTGTCTATATTCGTTCCTCCCCGGCTCCAGTCGCTATTCTGAGTTGATCGGCTACGGCGCAAACATGCCTGTCCGGCCCACGGTACACCTCATTTGGTGGGGCGTGGCGGGTTTGTTGGTTATTGGCTCTGTTCTGGGTTGGAATCGTGGTTTGCCTGACAGTTTACCATTGCGCTTCAAACAGTGGTCTTCACGATTTAGTTGGTGTTATGGTTTGGTAAGCTTGTTCCTGGTGCTGTTTGTACTTTTTTTCTCCCTTCAACTCTAG
- a CDS encoding adhesin: MIYQPTFDQDEDVLMLNPDPETAAFDDDEDDFDGAEFDELGTGAASGYGEDDLADIEDEFSEDDIDLDEDLDDDSIEDDLDDDSME, from the coding sequence ATGATTTACCAGCCAACGTTTGATCAGGACGAAGACGTGCTGATGTTGAACCCTGACCCTGAAACTGCCGCCTTCGACGACGATGAGGACGACTTCGACGGAGCTGAATTTGATGAACTGGGCACTGGAGCTGCCAGTGGCTATGGTGAAGACGATTTAGCCGATATCGAAGACGAGTTCAGCGAAGATGACATCGACCTGGACGAGGATCTGGACGATGACAGTATCGAAGACGACCTGGACGACGACAGCATGGAGTAA